A part of Brassica rapa cultivar Chiifu-401-42 chromosome A05, CAAS_Brap_v3.01, whole genome shotgun sequence genomic DNA contains:
- the LOC103867620 gene encoding putative vesicle-associated membrane protein 726 codes for MGQQNLIYSFVARGTVILAEYTEFKGNFTSVAAQCLQKLPSSNNKFTYNCDGHTFNYLVENGFTYCVVAVESAGRQITMAFLERVKEDFNKRYGGGKATTAKPNSLNKEFGSKLKGHMQYCVDHPEEINKLSKVKAQVTEVKGVMMENIEKVLDRGEKIELLVDKTENLRSQAQDFRTQGTKIRRKMWWENMKIKLIVLGIIIALILIIILSVCHGFKCT; via the exons ATGGGACAACAGAATTTGATCTACAGCTTCGTCGCTCGTGGGACGGTGATTCTCGCCGAGTATACTGAGTTTAAAGGGAACTTTACTTCCGTCGCTGCACAATGCCTCCAGAAGCTTCCTTCTTCCAACAACAAGTTTACCTACAATTGCGACGGTCACACCTTCAATTACCTCGTCGAAAATGGCTTCA CGTATTGTGTTGTTGCTGTTGAATCTGCTGGGAGGCAGATTACAATGGCTTTCTTGGAGCGTGTTAAAGAAGATTTCAACAAGAGATACGGTGGTGGAAAGGCTACCACTGCCAAACCCAACAGTTTGAACAAAGAGTTTGG GTCTAAACTGAAGGGGCACATGCAGTACTGTGTGGATCATCCTGAGGAGATTAACAAACTTTCTAAGGTCAAGGCTCAAGTGACCGAGGTGAAGGGTGTTATGATGGAGAACATTGAGAAG GTCCTTGACCGTGGTGAGAAAATTGAACTTTTAGTAGACAAAACAGAGAACCTTCGTTCACAG GCACAAGACTTCAGAACACAAGGAACGAAAATAAGAAGAAAGATGTGGTGGGAGAACATGAAGATCAAGCTCATAGTCCTAGGTATCATCATTGCCTTGATTTTGATCATTATTCTCTCGGTTTGTCATGGGTTCAAGTGTACCTAA